CAAGGAAATTGAATATTCCGGTTACCACTTTTATGATTGCAACCGATCCATACCTCAAGCAATTTGTACGAGATTTTACCAAAGCAAATAATGGCAGAGCCTACTACTCAAATTTAGATGGTTTAGGCGGTTTTGTTTTGGAAGATTTCGAAAAGAACAGGAGAAAGAATGTGAGGTGAGTTATTTAGCTTTTGAAAATAATTCTAAAACTAACTCGGGCTCGTTGGTTGTGATGAATTCAAACTTTCGGTCTAAAAACCACTCAATGTCCGATTCTTCATTTACCGTCCAAGCGTTGAGAGCTATTCCTTCGTTTTTAGCTTCAGTTACCCAATCAGGCTTATTTTGAATTGTTTTGAAATAATAGTCTAGGCCTTGAATTCCTTTAGATTTTAGTTGTGCAGGAGACAACTCACCTTTCAAATATTGGCAATTAGCTTTTGGGTTTAATTCCAATAAGCGTTCCATGATTCCGATATCAAAACTAATGTAGACAACATACTTTTCTGCATTCAATTCTTGAACAAGTTTAAAAGCTTTTTCTGCAAGAATGCGTCCTCTTTCTTTGCTAATTTGGGAAGGCTTAATCTCAAATACTAATCTTGTAGCATTGTTATTTTGCATTCCTGCTATCAGGTATTCTCTTGCTGTGGGAAGCTTTTCTCCATTTGCTAGTTTTTTGCTCAAAAGCTCTTGATAGGTACTTTTTTCTACTTCCATTCCTTGGAAATCATGATCGTGGTTTACCACCAATGAGTCATCTGCGGTCATCCAAACATCGAACTCCGAACCGGTGCATTTTAAGTTAATAGCTTCTCTCAAAGCCGCAATGCTGTTTTCTGGGTGATTCTGGGTTTTCCAAGCACCTCTATGAGCAACGACAGGATTATCGGCAAAAGTCAGGGTTTGATTTGATTGCTGGACTTTACATCCCACAAGTACTAAAATAGAGAAGAGAGCGATTGTTATTTTCATTGGTACTAATTTAAGAAATGATTGAGTAAGGGACTCTAAATTGATATTTAAATCTTTTTCACTTGTTGCTAAATCGCTGTTAAAAGTTTTTCAAAATTGGCTTCAACTATTACTCTTAAATGATTAACATTGACTTTTACGTTACTCAGTTATTGGAGTTGACTTTTATAATACTAATTAATACATGACACGAAAGGAGAGATACGAGGGCTTGGTGGAATATTTTCAGGAAGTACAGCCTAACCCAGAAACAGAATTAAAATATGGAAACCCATTTGAGCTTATAGTTGCAGTAGTACTCTCTGCTCAATGTACCGATAAGCGAGTAAACATTGTAACGCCTTACTTATTTGAAGCTTACCCCAATGCAAATGCAATGGCGGCAGCAACTTCTGACGAAGTTTTTGAGAAAATCAAAAGCATTTCCTATCCTAATAATAAAGCAAAGCACCTTGTTGGTTTGGCCAAAATGCTGATCAATGATTTTGGCAATGAAGTCCCTGGAGAAGTAGAGGAACTGGTGAAACTTCCCGGAGTTGGTCGTAAAACAGCTAATGTAATTGCTTCGGTCATTCATAATGCCCCTACAATGGCTGTGGATACGCATGTTTTTCGAGTTTCGCAGCGGATGGGATTAGTGGGAGCAAAAGATAAAAGCCCGCTTGCAGTAGAAAAGCAATTGGTGAAAAACTTCTCTGATGAAGTCATTCCAAAAGCACACCATTGGCTTATTTTGCATGGACGATATACTTGCTTAGCACGAAGCCCAAAATGCCTAGAATGTGGTATCACCAACCTATGTAAGTCGTACGAACCAATTCAGAAATATGGAATTAAAAAAGTTGATGCAAAACTTCCCTCAATCGGGTAAAGTGGAGTGGGTCTCGTTTCGAACAGAAACAAGAGGTGAGGTTACCGTACCAAATGAAATCAATTTGGACGCTGAGAATGGAATTGAAGGAGACCACTATAAAGGTAAAAACCATAAAAGGCAAGTAACGCTTATTCAAGCAGAGCACATAGCGGCAGCTGCTTCGTTTTTGGGTATAAACACCATTGATCCAGTTTTACTAAGAAGAAATATTGTCGTAAGTGGAATCAATCTCTTAGCACTCAAAGATGCTCGATTTCAAATAGGGGAAGCGATTCTAGAGTTCACAGGTCTTTGTCACCCCTGCACAAGAATGGAACAAAACCTAGGCGAAGGAGGCTACAATGCTATGCGTGGACATGGTGGCATTACTTGTAGAATTGTGGAGGGCGGAGAGGTTAGAGTGGGGGATGAGGTTAATTTTATTGCTTAAATATCAAAACCCAAATTGCTCTTTATCAACTTTATAGCTATCGCAATTAAGGTCAATCCAAATGCGTTGAAGTATATCAATAGGCTTTGGGCTAAACTACTTTTCTATCTGTTTGATTGACTAAAGTGTAATAAAAAGAAAGCAAACCCATAAAAAATAGCACCAAGCGATTCGCCTGATGCCATTTATACTACTTGGGTGGATTTTGTATCTTTTTTCTGGTAGTTCCAAACAAGAACCTTAGTTATAAATATTATTTATTGGCATCAATAAAAGCTATTCAATCTAGTAGGTTTATAAGTAGTGTTTCTAGGAATGATTGTCTGCCTAAACTGTTTCAAAAGAAATAGCACCAAGCATTATACCTGATGCTATTCTCACTTTTTGGGAATACTATTTAGTTATTACAACCCTGAATGTAAGCATGGAAAACAGTGCCATTAGCAGCTTCAAACGTTGTTCCTCCACCAGTTGTGCTGGGCTCCAAAGTGATGGACTTTCCTGCACTCATATTCACATTGGCAGTTCCTGTTATTTTATTGCTTGCTTGAATCGTTTCAGAGGCTTCAAAAGTCGTTGTTCCTGTGTTTTTATCATCTACAGTACTAATCAATACAAGTGTAGTTGGACATGGTGTATTACTTTGGTTGATTTTTGTTGAAAATACGCCTCTACCATGCGTAGCAACTACTAGGGTATTATCCGACGGTCTAAATTTAAGCATGTCGCATCTCACGTTTGCAAGGTTTGCGTTAGTTACGGCCCATTGAGGATTTGCAAGCGTAATGTCGGAAGTTGACCATACACCCAATTCTGTTGCAAGAAATACTTGTTTAGGATCTACTGGGTTTACAAAACAATACCTAATTGGTACGTTTGCCAACCCATGAGTTGTCTCATCTTTTGATATCCACGTAGCACCTCCGTCGGTAGTGTAAAATACTGATTTGATGTTGTAGTTGGATTTTGTAACCACAATTGTGTTTTCATTTGGCCCAAAATCTAACGAAGAAACATTACCATTTGCAGTGGTATTATAGTCCATAATCTTCGTAATACTAGAAAGTGTTTGATTCCCAGAGGTATTGAGACCTGTTACTTTATAGACATCCCCTTCAACAGTACCTATAAACATATTTCCAGCAGTCAATCCAAGCTTTATAAATGATATATCTAAGGCACCCACACCTGTAACAGTAACATTGGATGTAGTGTAAGTGTGGTTGGGAGAAGTACCAGCAATGTGATAACGGAAAAACTTGGTGTCAGACTCAGAGTCCAATGTATTGTTATGCCATAAGGTATGATTTTGAGAATCATAATCTGCAGGGTTTATAAACTTGCCTCTGTTACTATATTGGGGATCCATTTCTTCACCATAGAGGTCGAGATCAACGGTTCCCTTCTTGGATAGCTTAGGTGTCACGTTGGTGTAGTTACTGATTATA
This portion of the Spirosomataceae bacterium TFI 002 genome encodes:
- a CDS encoding glycerophosphoryl diester phosphodiesterase; protein product: MKITIALFSILVLVGCKVQQSNQTLTFADNPVVAHRGAWKTQNHPENSIAALREAINLKCTGSEFDVWMTADDSLVVNHDHDFQGMEVEKSTYQELLSKKLANGEKLPTAREYLIAGMQNNNATRLVFEIKPSQISKERGRILAEKAFKLVQELNAEKYVVYISFDIGIMERLLELNPKANCQYLKGELSPAQLKSKGIQGLDYYFKTIQNKPDWVTEAKNEGIALNAWTVNEESDIEWFLDRKFEFITTNEPELVLELFSKAK
- a CDS encoding DNA-(apurinic or apyrimidinic site) lyase /endonuclease III, with product MTRKERYEGLVEYFQEVQPNPETELKYGNPFELIVAVVLSAQCTDKRVNIVTPYLFEAYPNANAMAAATSDEVFEKIKSISYPNNKAKHLVGLAKMLINDFGNEVPGEVEELVKLPGVGRKTANVIASVIHNAPTMAVDTHVFRVSQRMGLVGAKDKSPLAVEKQLVKNFSDEVIPKAHHWLILHGRYTCLARSPKCLECGITNLCKSYEPIQKYGIKKVDAKLPSIG
- a CDS encoding MOSC domain-containing protein YiiM → MQNFPQSGKVEWVSFRTETRGEVTVPNEINLDAENGIEGDHYKGKNHKRQVTLIQAEHIAAAASFLGINTIDPVLLRRNIVVSGINLLALKDARFQIGEAILEFTGLCHPCTRMEQNLGEGGYNAMRGHGGITCRIVEGGEVRVGDEVNFIA